From Leptotrichia trevisanii DSM 22070, the proteins below share one genomic window:
- a CDS encoding MATE family efflux transporter, producing MLFKAQSNEERRQMILHGKVINTLLFLSVPTLLVGIIQALIPLSDSLFLNRLTSVEVASSVTFSQPVLNIMIALSQGLGVATLVMLGRLYGKGRMLAVKETMLQIFVFSFFIGLLLIPVCMFTAFLISNNTTSEIRNNVYTYISLYSLIMPFVFLAAIYNSSKNAIGRPEVTFVRIFLLLILKIIFNSIFLYVLKMGIVGAVMASLFSYIVVTIWMFHDLFLKSGDIKLNLRSYTIKLPIIKRLLKIGFPSMLNYAFLYLGFFLINKEMEKFGAIALNAQGIASNINAICFILPSSIGTTVSSMISINMGIGNVKKSKDVFKVGWITGVTISILTIALILPISLPLVLTFTKVQKVIEIADKALHIYTYSVIGFSVFMIAQGVFIALGRTKVPLVMSILRIWLLRYIFILLTQKYLGLYSIFWGNLFSNTLAGIIFFILVKSINWKKGIKAEK from the coding sequence ATGTTATTTAAAGCTCAATCAAATGAAGAACGCCGTCAGATGATTTTACATGGAAAAGTTATTAATACATTGCTTTTTTTATCTGTTCCAACACTGCTGGTTGGAATTATACAGGCTCTTATACCGCTTTCAGACAGTTTATTTTTAAATAGGCTTACAAGTGTGGAAGTTGCCAGTTCCGTTACATTTAGCCAGCCTGTCCTGAATATTATGATTGCATTATCACAAGGGTTGGGAGTGGCTACACTGGTTATGCTTGGACGTCTGTATGGAAAAGGGCGTATGTTGGCTGTTAAGGAAACGATGTTACAAATTTTTGTATTCAGTTTTTTTATTGGACTTTTATTAATTCCTGTATGTATGTTTACAGCTTTTTTGATTTCAAATAACACAACCTCTGAAATTCGTAACAATGTCTATACCTATATTTCGCTTTATTCACTCATAATGCCCTTTGTATTTTTAGCTGCCATTTACAATTCTTCAAAAAATGCGATTGGACGCCCTGAGGTTACATTTGTTAGAATTTTTCTTTTATTAATTTTAAAAATAATTTTTAATTCAATTTTTTTATATGTTTTGAAAATGGGAATTGTAGGTGCAGTTATGGCGTCACTTTTTTCTTACATAGTTGTTACAATCTGGATGTTTCACGATTTATTTTTAAAAAGTGGAGATATAAAACTTAATTTACGAAGTTACACAATAAAATTGCCAATTATAAAACGATTATTAAAAATCGGATTTCCTTCAATGTTAAACTATGCCTTCTTGTATCTTGGATTTTTTCTTATAAACAAGGAAATGGAAAAATTTGGAGCCATTGCCTTAAATGCTCAGGGAATTGCTTCCAATATCAATGCAATCTGCTTTATTTTACCATCTTCAATAGGAACCACCGTTTCCTCAATGATTAGTATAAATATGGGAATTGGAAATGTAAAAAAATCTAAGGATGTGTTTAAGGTGGGCTGGATAACTGGCGTTACTATTTCAATTTTGACTATTGCCTTAATCCTGCCTATTTCATTACCACTCGTATTAACTTTTACAAAGGTTCAAAAAGTAATAGAAATTGCTGATAAAGCTCTCCATATTTATACTTATTCAGTAATTGGATTTAGTGTTTTTATGATAGCACAAGGAGTTTTTATAGCACTTGGAAGAACAAAAGTTCCGTTAGTTATGTCAATTTTAAGGATTTGGCTGTTAAGATACATCTTTATTTTATTGACACAAAAATATCTTGGCCTTTATTCAATATTCTGGGGAAATTTATTTTCAAATACATTGGCAGGAATAATATTCTTTATTTTAGTAAAATCTATTAACTGGAAAAAAGGAATAAAAGCTGAAAAATAA